From Penicillium psychrofluorescens genome assembly, chromosome: 6, one genomic window encodes:
- a CDS encoding uncharacterized protein (ID:PFLUO_009295-T1.cds;~source:funannotate): MRSSIACARCRRSKIKCVNAGIDTTCRACESSGRDCVYPTPAIGVSGGAKRDLAALADGEDRNGEWDGPKRQRSRKTIGMSGASAGSKAGLDALDSSILTTKVWEAVFDLFQSHFATLLPFLHPATFLGQIRQLSAPAPLPSVPVIDGQDPSRIVGSKSDPSASLIPLGVLALTARFHPPLVSYHSPASPGHPSNPLAASEYYATALRSRLAGIDGASLAITDLARTQALLMLALHEWGMCRGKSAWVYVGMAIRVAQAMGLPFELENELPSRDAPRFSPSLKADIDHFGMSRRVEPKEQTSDDIIALETKRRTFWACFLLDRCLSSGKYRPRMIEVKELGIQLPSDNAFAFGERVRTARLNEPTVRRPQSFGSQGVQIPSIRQSLGFGDEKLPVANGTPDGKSWSPISRRKDSSEDEVDRWEVGAEESVLSRVIRIIRIWGSITKWSCAGGRRTEQYPPWHPESRFASIRMQLNEFQDGLSRNLQYSLRNTDTHIMYKTTLASYTVMHVVYFLCVIVLHRAYVPFLPLRCNEPVGPLDDPLLPNDKMSGAPEDFWRDSARELFKAARQMIDLVTTCQSRGALVDTPLVGFAIYNAAFIGVYGTHFPNLDPDGLMGAKPPPANHDSHQPGAAQVRKSLDILREMRPRLKMATGWFRTLNRLNSYFSKAKRDLRRHSRNRGDSMSDASDHPVTNGFRQGGGGPEEFKLLEKLFLDFGTMEDQLPDSGFDEDGTAALAAGEPMPDRTNNLSDAGSNAVKSETGEAGDPMDGAGGRRESWVPINSPGMPPPGHEGDRRPSLPLPTSRPMPSQSPYSLPSLQQHHPDGPLYTSSPGLPSLSATSNRLQPINSWLPSRPQAPPPPYSQALPPINAATSHSGPLLPPPGSVTQLAPSPPLTSMEGPDTSAWSTSLGGDDILAFLDAGDWTQLSSNLPSEVGIPSGWLSMVWTEFGR, from the coding sequence ATGCGGTCCAGCATCGCCTGCGCCCGCTGCCGGCGCAGCAAGATCAAATGCGTCAATGCCGGCATCGACACCACCTGTCGCGCATGCGAGTCCTCAGGTCGAGACTGTGTTTACCCAACCCCGGCCATCGGTGTGAGCGGCGGCGCCAAACGGGACCTGGCGGCATTAGCAGACGGCGAGGACCGAAATGGCGAGTGGGATGGCCCGAAGCGACAGCGCTCGCGCAAGACGATCGGCATGTCGGGCGCCTCAGCGGGCTCCAAGGCCGGCCTGGATGCGCTGGACTCGTCCATTCTCACGACCAAGGTCTGGGAAGCcgtctttgatctcttccagTCGCATTTCGCTACActtctccctttccttcACCCTGCGACGTTCCTCGGCCAGATTCGCCAGCTGTCTGCGCCAGCTCCCCTGCCCTCGGTCCCGGTGATCGATGGGCAAGACCCCTCGCGGATCGTAGGATCCAAGTCAGATCCTTCGGCTTCGTTGATTCCGTTGGGAGTGCTGGCGCTCACTGCGCGCTTTCACCCGCCGCTGGTTTCCTACCACTCGCCAGCATCACCTGGTCACCCCTCCAATCCTCTTGCCGCATCCGAGTATTATGCGACGGCATTGCGCAGCCGGCTGGCCGGCATTGATGGCGCAAGTCTTGCCATCACCGATCTTGCGCGCACGCAGGCTCTCTTGATGCTGGCGCTGCACGAATGGGGCATGTGCCGCGGTAAGAGCGCCTGGGTTTACGTAGGAATGGCCATCCGGGTGGCGCAGGCCATGGGTCTGCCTTTTGAATTGGAAAACGAACTCCCATCGCGTGATGCGCCGCGCTTCTCGCCAAGCCTCAAAGCCGACATCGACCACTTTGGTATGTCGCGGCGCGTTGAACCCAAAGAGCAAACATCCGACGACATCATTGCCTTGGAGACCAAGCGCCGCACTTTTTGGGCTTGTTTCCTACTTGACCGATGCCTCAGCAGCGGCAAGTACCGTCCACGCATGATCGAAGTCAAGGAACTAGGCATTCAACTCCCCAGCGACAACGCATTTGCCTTCGGTGAGCGTGTACGAACCGCCCGGCTCAATGAGCCGACCGTGCGCCGTCCCCAGAGCTTTGGATCTCAGGGTGTTCAGATTCCCAGCATCCGACAAAGTTTAGGATTTGGTGATGAGAAACTCCCCGTTGCGAACGGCACGCCTGATGGCAAGTCATGGTCTCCCATTTCCCGTCGCAAGGATTCGAGCGAGGACGAGGTTGACCGGTGGGAGGTCGGCGCCGAAGAGTCGGTGCTCAGTCGAGTGATCCGGATCATTCGCATTTGGGGTAGCATCACTAAGTGGTCCTGCGCTGGTGGCCGCCGGACCGAACAATACCCGCCCTGGCATCCCGAGTCCCGTTTTGCATCGATTCGCATGCAGTTGAATGAGTTCCAGGATGGCCTCTCCCGCAATCTGCAGTATTCGCTGCGGAATACTGACACGCACATCATGTACAAGACCACGCTGGCATCGTACACGGTCATGCATGTTGTCTACTTTCTGTGTGTGATTGTCCTCCATCGTGCCTACGTCCCGTTCCTGCCCCTCCGCTGCAACGAACCAGTCGGCCCATTGGATGACCCCCTGCTCCCAAATGACAAGATGAGCGGGGCACCCGAGGACTTTTGGCGGGACAGCGCGCGCGAGCTCTTCAAGGCGGCGCGCCAGATGATCGACCTGGTGACCACCTGCCAAAGCCGCGGCGCGCTCGTTGACACTCCCCTGGTTGGTTTTGCTATCTACAACGCTGCGTTCATCGGTGTTTATGGCACTCACTTCCCGAACCTGGACCCAGACGGCCTCATGGGAGCCAAGCCGCCCCCAGCGAACCATGACAGTCACCAACCCGGGGCCGCGCAGGTTCGCAAATCTCTAGATATCCTGCGAGAGATGCGCCCACGCTTGAAGATGGCCACAGGCTGGTTCCGCACCCTGAACCGCCTTAACAGCTACTTCTCGAAGGCGAAGCGTGATCTCCGTCGACACTCACGCAATCGGGGTGACAGCATGTCCGATGCGTCAGATCACCCTGTCACCAACGGGTTCCGACAAGGCGGTGGCGGACCAGAAGAATTCAAGCTGCTCGAAAAACTCTTCCTTGATTTTGGGACGATGGAAGATCAGCTGCCAGATTCTGGGTTTGATGAGGATGGCACTGCGGCGCTCGCAGCCGGGGAACCGATGCCGGATCGGACCAACAACCTCAGTGATGCTGGCAGCAATGCTGTCAAGAGCGAAACGGGGGAGGCTGGAGATCCAAtggatggtgctggtggaCGTCGCGAGTCCTGGGTGCCAATCAACAGCCCAGGGATGCCTCCTCCAGGTCATGAAGGAGACCGTCGCCCAAGCCTGCCGCTTCCGACCAGCCGTCCCATGCCATCTCAATCCCCTTACTCGCTCCCATCATTACAGCAGCACCATCCCGATGGACCTCTGTATACCTCGTCTCCTGGTTTACCCTCGCTGTCCGCAACGAGTAACCGCCTACAACCTATCAACTCGTGGCTCCCTTCACGCCCACAggcgccgccaccaccgtACTCCCAGGCACTGCCGCCCATCAATGCTGCCACCTCGCACAGCGGGCCTCTCCTCCCACCGCCAGGCTCTGTGACCCAACTCGCTCCCTCACCCCCTCTGACATCAATGGAGGGTCCTGACACCAGTGCGTGGTCAACCAGCCTTGGCGGAGACGATatcctcgccttcttggATGCAGGTGACTGGACACAGTTATCCTCAAATCTGCCCTCGGAAGTCGGCATCCCCTCTGGCTGGCTGAGCATGGTGTGGACTGAATTCGGTCGATAA
- a CDS encoding uncharacterized protein (ID:PFLUO_009296-T1.cds;~source:funannotate), with translation MHIYRRQARTLAWYDEEGEQPSHNPFKKIRARRRLNRAQQADSIPLEEQPRERDLGESSAFPPPSAGSGIPPSESMRSQEPINNTSRSLNGESPDSQPRKRAGFLGKFGHHDSKDDASSEVDKPAPQKYTLGSQLKATVFNSWINVLFIAAPVGIALHFVKVNPIAVFVVNFIAIIPLAAMLSYATEEIAIRTGETIGGLLNASFGNAVELIVAIIALAHNQVLIVQTSLIGSMLSNLLLVMGMCFFFGGVNRLEQHFNPIVAQTAASLLALAVASLIIPTAFHWSANSAKDKVTPLSRGTAILLLIVYGCYLFFQLKSHTEIYNRPSPKVEKRGKRVSEGDATRGIAQMGKMSATMGGQEAQNMALNDPDDEQEEPQLSVLTAILTLCIATAFVGVCAEFMVGSINDLVKTTIIGETFVGLILLPIVGNAAEHATAVTVACKDKMDLAIGVAVGSSMQIALLVLPLVVVLGWILGKEAMTLQFDAFQVVLLFVSVLLVNYLISDGKSHWLEGVLLMTMYLIIAVAGWFYE, from the exons aTGC ACATCTATCGGCGTCAGGCTCGCACGCTGGCATGGTacgacgaggaaggcgagCAGCCGTCGCATAACCCGTTCAAAAAGATCCGCGCTCGCCGCCGTCTCAACCGTGCGCAACAGGCGGATTCCATCCCGCTCGAGGAACAGCCTCGCGAACGGGATCTGGGCGAGTCCAGCGCGTTCCCTCCCCCGTCTGCAGGCAGTGGGATCCCTCCGTCGGAATCGATGCGCAGCCAGGAACCTATCAACAATACCTCGCGTTCTCTGAACGGCGAATCCCCGGACTCCCAGCCGCGTAAGCGTGCCGGATTCCTGGGCAAATTTGGGCACCATGATAGTAAGGATGATGCCTCGTCTGAGGTGGATAAGCCTGCGCCTCAAAAGTATACTCTTGGGAGTCAGCTGAAGGCGACTGTCTTTAACTCCTGGATCAATGTCCTGTTTATCGCGGCGCCTGTTGGGA TTGCGCTGCATTTCGTCAAAGTCAACCCCATCGCTGTCTTCGTGGTGAACTTTATTGCCATCAT TCCCCTCGCAGCCATGCTTAGTTATGCGACAGAAGAGATTGCCATACG CACCGGTGAAACGATCGGTGGTCTCCTGAACGCCTCATTCGG TAACGCGGTCGAACTGatcgtcgccatcatcgccctggCCCACAATCAAGTCCTCATCGTCCAGACCTCTCTCATCGGCAGCATGCTCTCCaatctgctgctggtcatGGGCatgtgcttcttcttcggtggtgTCAACCGTCTGGAACAGCACTTCAACCCCATCGTCGCGCAGACGGCCGCCAGtctgctggctctggcggTAGCCAGTCTGATCATCCCAACCGCGTTCCACTGGTCCGCAAACTCGGCCAAAGATAAAGTCACTCCTCTCTCGCGAG GCAccgccatcctcctcctAATCGTCTACGGCTGttacctcttcttccagctcaAATCCCACACCGAGATCTACAACCGCCCCAGTCCCAAGGTTGAGAAGCGCGGGAAACGCGTCAGCGAGGGCGACGCCACTCGCGGCATTGCGCAGATGGGCAAGATGAGCGCCACCATGGGCGGCCAGGAAGCGCAGAACATGGCACTGAACGATCCCGAcgacgagcaggaggagcCGCAGCTTAGTGTGTTGACGGCCATTTTGACGCTGTGCATTGCTACTGCGTTTGTGGGCGTGTGCGCCGAGTTCATG GTCGGTTCAATTAACGATTTGGTTAAAACGACTATCATTGGAGAAACCTTTGTTGGATTGATTCTGCTGCCTATTGTCGGTAATGCGGCGGAGCATGCCACCGCCGTGACAGTTGCTTGCAAGGACAAGATGGATCTCGCGATCGGCGTGGCAGTTGGGTCGAGCATGCAGAttgcgctgctggtgctgccTCTGGTTGTTGTTCTCGGCTGGATTCTTG GCAAAGAGGCAATG ACTCTCCAATTCGATGCGTTCCAGGTGGTCCTGCTGTTCGTGTCTGTTCTTCTCGTCAACTACCTCATTTCCGACGGCAAGTCGCACTGGCTGGAGGGTGTCCTGCTGATGACCATGTATCTGATCATCGCCGTTGCTGGCTG GTTCTACGAGTAA
- a CDS encoding uncharacterized protein (ID:PFLUO_009297-T1.cds;~source:funannotate) codes for MKYSLLAGLALAGTAFADVPEIVIKGKKLFYSNNGTEFYIRGVAYQPDYSARNGQSSSSSDYTDPLADVESCKRDIPYLTALRTNVVRTYAVNPDENHDECMSALADAGIYVITDLASPSQSIDQSNPQWTTDLFTRYSQVVDAFANYTNVIGFFAGNEVADNPGNTDSMPFVKAAVRDMKTYIKDQGYRSSLAIGYATDDNSAIRDYVANYLVCDDPSDSIDMFGYNIYEWCGHSTYQTSGYQARTEEFKNYPVPAFFSEYGCNTPSPRHFYDIPTLYGPEMENVWSGGIVYMYYQTDNNYGLVQVENGKVSELPDYTYLSQEIKSATPTGVNSADYSATTTVGASCPATNSDWLANPTGLPPMPDADLCSCMYDSLTCVPKSGTSQKLMINNIGYLYGLDNAKYVSGVAHNGTLGVYGAYSMCSLEQQLAWAMNNYYEKNKNGKGNPCGFSGVGSTKAATSASGTCATQMSKIGAQGTNSIVGTLAPSSGSGSGSSGSGASTTTSGAGIPGAMPQAVRVGNWQLGAYIVTALFAGVGMIVL; via the coding sequence ATGAAGTATTCTCTCCTTGCCGGCCTCGCCTTGGCCGGGACCGCCTTTGCCGACGTGCCCGAGATTGtgatcaagggcaagaaacTTTTCTACTCCAACAACGGCACCGAGTTCTACATCCGTGGTGTTGCCTACCAGCCCGATTACAGCGCCCGCAATGGCCAGAGTTCCAGCTCCTCTGACTACACCGATCCCCTGGCCGATGTGGAGAGCTGCAAGCGTGACATCCCTTACCTGACCGCGCTGCGCACCAACGTCGTCCGTACCTACGCCGTCAACCCCGATGAGAACCACGATGAATGCATGTCGGCTCTGGCGGACGCCGGTATCTACGTGATCACCGATCTGGCGTCGCCCTCGCAGTCGATCGACCAGAGCAACCCCCAGTGGACCACCGACCTCTTCACGCGCTACTCTCAGGTGGTCGATGCTTTCGCAAACTACACCAACGTCATTGGTTTCTTCGCCGGAAACGAAGTGGCTGACAACCCTGGTAACACGGATTCCATGCCCTTCGTCAAGGCTGCTGTTCGTGATATGAAGACCTACATTAAGGATCAGGGCTACCGCAGCTCTTTGGCCATCGGTTACGCGACTGATGACAATTCGGCCATTCGCGACTATGTTGCCAATTACCTTGTCTGCGATGACCCGTCTGACTCGATTGACATGTTCGGCTACAATATCTACGAGTGGTGCGGACATTCGACCTACCAGACGTCTGGCTACCAGGCCCGTACGGAGGAGTTTAAGAACTATCCCGTCcctgccttcttctcggaaTACGGCTGCAACACCCCGTCTCCGCGTCACTTCTATGACATCCCGACCCTATACGGTCCTGAAATGGAAAACGTGTGGAGCGGTGGTATCGTGTACATGTATTACCAGACTGACAACAACTACGGTCTCGTTCAAGTGGAGAACGGAAAGGTCAGCGAGCTGCCAGACTACACCTATCTGTCGCAAGAGATCAAGTCGGCCACTCCGACTGGCGTGAACAGCGCCGACTACtccgccacgaccaccgtTGGCGCCAGCTGCCCCGCCACGAACTCCGACTGGCTCGCTAACCCCACCGGCCTTCCGCCGATGCCTGACGCGGACTTGTGTTCGTGCATGTACGACAGCCTCACCTGTGTGCCCAAGTCGGGTACCTCGCAAAAGTTGATGATCAACAATATCGGCTACCTCTATGGCCTTGATAATGCGAAGTACGTGTCTGGTGTCGCGCACAACGGAACTCTGGGTGTGTACGGCGCCTACAGCATGTGCTCtctggagcagcagctggctTGGGCCATGAACAACTACtacgagaagaacaagaacggcAAGGGCAATCCTTGTGGCTTCAGCGGCGTCGGCAGCACCAAGGCCGCGACTAGCGCTTCCGGCACCTGCGCTACGCAGATGAGCAAGATCGGTGCCCAAGGCACGAACAGCATCGTTGGCACCCTGGCCCccagctccggctccggctccggctccagcggcagcggtgcttccaccaccacctcggGTGCTGGTATCCCTGGCGCTATGCCTCAGGCCGTCCGCGTGGGCAACTGGCAGCTCGGTGCCTACATTGTCACCGCTCTGTTTGCTGGTGTCGGTATGATCGTTCTCTAA
- a CDS encoding uncharacterized protein (ID:PFLUO_009298-T1.cds;~source:funannotate), producing the protein MEGTVTALFVIGCLVGCLCTAFSGGRWGRLTVAQVGSGVLSLGAILQASSFSVAQLIVGRIVAGLGLGLITSNLPVWQSETATRDKRGMLLAVSLSFLILGQVLAYWLDYAMSAYASSVSWRFPMAFQAFLGICLNVMLLFMPESPRWLFQNDRHQEATDILRLLRSSKGVVDETALANTVAEIQDALAIESEQKGWMDLLRDDHVRSRRRVFLACLLNACQAWSGSTPISYYTTVIFEDSVGFSRHLALLMSGFLQIWFLFASFGTWYTIEKLGRRRSFMTSAIGMAAVMVVMAAMLAIDTTVSGIVAAVMLFAYQAFYTWGFMGGIWCYGPEILPLAHRSKGIGLATAFLWLSTFVVIEIVPSAIDNIHWKTYIIFAAFNLAFVPMIYFLYPETAGFSLEAVDLAFMDRSVSPVKKADELWKRIKRGEDVTLTGYVDRKEGGGQADHIEVA; encoded by the exons ATGGAAGGCACCGTGACCGCGCTATTTGTGATCGGTTGTCTGGTCGGCTGCCTCTGCACCGCTTTCAGTGGTGGTCGATGGGGTCGGTTGACGGTCGCCCAGGTCGGTTCGGGCGTTCTTAGTCTGGGTGCGATCCTGCAGGCATCCAGCTTCTCTGTCGCGCAGTTGATTGTAGGCCGGATCGTGGCGGGACTAGGGTTGGGGCTGATCACTAGCAACTTGCCGGTCTGGCAGTCCGAAACGGCGACACGAGACAAGCGCGGCATGTTGCTTGCCGTGTCGCTCAGTTTCTTGATTTTGGGCCAGGTGCTGGCGTACTGGCTTGACTATGCCATGTCTGCGTATGCGAGCAGCGTCTCCTGGCGGTTTCCCATGGCTTTTCAAGCATTTTTGGGAATTTGCTTGAATGTCATGCTGCTTTTCATGCCCGAGT CGCCTCGTTGGCTGTTCCAGAACGATCGTCACCAGGAAGCCACCGATATCCTCCGCCTGCTACGATCTTCGAAGGGTGTCGTAGATGAGACTGCCTTGGCCAACACGGTGGCAGAAATCCAGGATGCTCTTGCGATTGAAAGTGAGCAGAAAGGCTGGATGGATCTGCTTCGAGACGACCACGTCCGCTCTCGGCGCCGGGTCTTCCTCGCATGCCTGCTCAATGCGTGCCAGGCGTGGAGTGGCAGCACGCCCATCAGCTATTATACAACTGTCAT TTTCGAGGACTCGGTCGGATTTTCTCGCCATTTAGCCCTACTCATGTCCGGGTTTCTCCAAATCTGGTTCCTGTTTGCCTCCTTTGGGACGTGGTACACCATTGAAAAGCTAGGTCGACGACGTTCGTTCATGACATCGGCCATTGGAATGGCCgcagtgatggtggtgatggcagCGATGCTGGCGATCGATACCACGGTGTCCGGAATCGTGGCGGCCGTAATGCTATTCGCATACCAAGCATTCTACACCTGGGGGTTCATGGGCGGTATCTGG TGTTATGGACCAGAGATCCTCCCCTTGGCCCATCGATCCAAAGGGATTGGCCTTGCCACAGCCTTTTTGTGGCTCTCCACCTTTGTCGTGATTGAAATCGTTCCGTCCGCGATAGATAACATCCACTGGAAGACatacatcatcttcgccgctTTCAATCTTGCGTTCGTCCCGATGATCTACTTCCTGTACCCCGAGACGGCGGGGTTCAGCTTGGAGGCTGTGGACCTGGCCTTCATGGACCGGAGCGTTTCACCCGTGAAGAAAGCAGACGAGCTGTGGAAGCGGATCAAACGAGGGGAGGACGTGACCTTGACCGGATATGTGGATAGGAAGGAGGGTGGGGGGCAGGCAGACCACATCGAGGTGGCATAA
- a CDS encoding uncharacterized protein (ID:PFLUO_009299-T1.cds;~source:funannotate): MDSTELMDSKEQTYVEPSSAAASKNHDGHLVLIPQPSTHPRDPLNWSSRQKYVILAVLCLASFAGAIAPLSGQLNLGQQEMIYHKTKIQESYANSAALAGMAAGPFFFAPIAHILGRSSVIFWCILFTLVCQVWGAVMTHPNDYIPYVMSRLFAGFFGAVPTVLGPRIVTDLLFLHQRGRAFTALHMSFLFGTIAGPTFSGFISAGAFFPVEFWWTVGLLGFTLICCFAFLEETGFNRESLHKNPEIPRSLVANRFATFFFGHSVVQPTTLSETVRIGITPFLIGICPVTIIMGIFTLISFGFYVGVNALTPVFLQKPVAEGGYGFSLEQNAAFTFSHWIGIIVVQFFGHYLNDKIPLALARRWNGGVWKPEYRLHVLWLPSLVINPIGLGIFGAAMQYHLHYMVLALGVFLVTVGSLSSVPVTVNYVVESFTKYPAEAGIVIGAYRIVYGLTITFYINPWVAAVGVGWVYGMMAFFAVFSFFFVMLLMWKGHMIRGIQFAHLASSEEGKKVLDD, encoded by the exons ATGGACTCGACAGAACTGATGGACTCAAAGGAACAGACATATGTCGAGCCGTCGTCTGCTGCGGCCTCTAAAAACCATGATGGGCATCTCGTCCTGATCCCCCAGCCGAGTACCCACCCTCGGGATCCCCTG AATTGGTCCAGCCGGCAGAAATATGTCATCCTGGCCGTGCTCTGTCTGGCATCGTTCGCCGGCGCCATCGCGCCGCTTTCGGGCCAGCTGAACCTCGGCCAGCAAGAAATGATTTACCACAAAACAAAAATCCAGGAATCCTATGCG AATTCCGCCGCCCTTGCCGGCATGGCTGCGGGGCCATTCTTTTTTGCGCCCATCGCTCACATTCTGGGCCGCAGCTCGGTCATTTTCTGGTGTATCCTGTTCACGCTGGTCTGCCAGGTCTGGGGTGCTGTCATGACTCATCCGAATGATTATATCCCGTATGTGATGTCGCGACTGTTCGCCGGCTTTTTTGGTGCGGTGCCGACGGTCCTGGGCCCGCGCATCGTCACCGACTTGCTCTTCCTGCACCAGCGTGGGCGGGCCTTCACGGCACTCCACATGTCCTTCCTGTTCGGCACGATTGCAGGCCCGACTTTCTCCGGTTTCATCTCGGCCGGCGCATTCTTCCCTGTGGAGTTCTGGTGGACGGTCGGCCTGCTGGGCTTCACGCTCATCTGCTGCTTCGCGTTCCTGGAAGAGACCGGGTTCAATCGCGAGTCTCTGCACAAGAATCCGGAAATACCGCGTAGTCTGGTCGCCAATCGTTTTGCAACATTTTTCTTTGGGCACAGCGTTGTGCAGCCGACTACTTTGAGTGAAACG GTCAGGATTGGAATCACGCCTTTCCTTATCGGTATCTGCCCAGTCACGATCATCATGGGCATCTTCACACTGATCTCCTTCGGATTCTACGTCGGGGTCAATGCTCTCACGCCCGTGTTTCTGCAGAAGCCCGTCGCGGAGGGCGGCTACGGTTTCTCGCTGGAGCAAAACGCGGctttcaccttctcccactgGATCGGTATCATCGTTGTGCAGTTTTTCGGCCATTACCTGAACGACAAAATCccgctggcgctggcgcgCCGCTGGAATGGCGGTGTCTGGAAACCCGAGTATAGGTTGCATGTGCTGTGGCTCCCGAGTTTAGTTATCAACCCAATCGGTCTGGGCATCTTCGGCGCCGCCATGCAGTACCACCTGCACTATATGGTACTGGCACTGGGTGTGTTCCTCGTCACCGTCGGCTCGCTCTCTAGTGTGCCCGTCACGGTCAACTATGTCGTCGAGAGCTTCACCAAATATCCCGCCGAAGCTGGTATTGTCATTGGCGCATACCGCATTGTTTATGGTCTCACCATCACCTTCTATATCAACCCGTGGGTCGCGGCCGTTGGCGTTGGCTGGGTGTATGGCATGATGGCTTTCTTTGCCGTtttctcattcttcttcgtcatgcTTCTTATGTGGAAGGGGCACATGATTCGCGGGATCCAGTTTGCCCATCTTGCGTCTAGTGAGGAGGGTAAGAAGGTGCTGGATGATTAA
- a CDS encoding uncharacterized protein (ID:PFLUO_009300-T1.cds;~source:funannotate) encodes MESGPAIESQKSSPQTNSLDDTDKEDLELKLQQSNSYHLPLWRKCLILFTVSWMTLAITFSSTSLLPATPEIASDFSTTTEILNVTNAGVLIAMGFSSFIWGPISNIFGRRNAYNVAILVLCGSSAGTAAAIDLHMFIGMRLIGGFTGTFFMVSGQTILADIFEPVVRGTAVGVFMIGSVSGPAIGPCIGGIIVTFAHWRVIYWLQFAMACLGLILSVLLVPELRTLKSTEGLTKRERFSAALHLFNPLRIFRPFIYPNVFLCNLTCGLLSTFQYGLLTSARSIFNPRFHLTTPLVSGLFYLAPGIGFLLGSIIGGRLSDRAVKRWIRKRDGVRLPQDRLNSGLVTLFGVLPAAILVYGWSLQEKKGGMPLPIISAFFAGVGLLGTFNGLNTYTAEVMPRIRSEVISGKYAVQYIFAAAASAAVDPLIHSIGVGWTFTICVFFALTSGFLVLIITKWGIDMQRWTERKLGINPEH; translated from the exons ATGGAATCCGGCCCGGCCATCGAGTCGCAAAAATCGTCCCCGCAGACTAATTCTCTCGACGACACCGACAAGGAAGATTTAGAGCTCAAACTTCAACAGTCAAACTCATATCATCTTCCGCTATGGCGCAAATGCCTGATTCTCTTCACGGTCAGCTGGATGACTCTCGCCATCACTTTCTCCAGTACCTCGCTACTTCCCGCCACTCCGGAGATCGCGTCCGATTTCTCCACAACCACGGAAATTCTCAATGTGACCAATGCCGGCGTGCTAATTGCCATGGGTTTCTCGTCTTTCATCTGGGGCCCGATCAGTAACATCTTCGGCCGCCGAAACGCCTATAACGTGGCTATCCTCGTGCTTTGCGGCTCTTCAGCTGGCACTGCCGCAGCGATCGATCTGCACATGTTTATTGGAATGCGCTTGATAGGTGGTTTTACTGGAACTTTTTTTATGGTGTCCGGCCAGACCATTCTGGCGGATATTTTCGAGCCT GTGGTGCGCGGAACAGCCGTGGGAGTCTTCATGATTGGATCTGTTAGCGGACCAGCCATTG GCCCGTGTATCGGCGGCATCATTGTCACCTTCGCCCACTGGCGCGTCATCTACTGGCTTCAGTTTGCAATGGCTTGCCTTGGCTTGATTCTTTCTGTGCTCTTAGTGCCAGAACTTCGAACCCTGAAATCTACCGAGGGACTCACCAAGCGTGAGAGGTTTTCGGCCGCCTTGCACCTGTTTAACCCACTTCGCATCTTCCGTCCATTCATATACCCAAACGTTTTTCTCTGT AATCTCACTTGCGGCCTCCTCTCCACCTTCCAATATGGCCTCCTTACTTCTGCTCGCTCCATCTTCAACCCACGGTTCCACTTGACCACACCTCTCGTCAGTGGCTTGTTCTATCTTGCTCCAGGAATCGGTTTTCTACTTGGCAGCATCATTGGCGGCAGGTTATCCGACCGCGCTGTGAAACGATGGATCCGCAAACGCGACGGCGTGCGGCTGCCCCAGGACAGGCTCAACAGCGGGCTTGTTACGCTGTTTGGTGTTCTGCCAGCTGCAATCCTCGTATACGGCTGGTCCTTGCAGGAGAAAAAGGGTGGAATGCCTCTGCCCATTATCAGTGCGTTCTTTGCCGGCGTGGGCCTGTTGGGTACTTTTAATGGATTGAATACTTATACTGCTG AGGTCATGCCTCGTATCCGTAGCGAGGTTATCAGTGGCAAGTATGCCGTGCAATATATCTTTGCTGCTGCGGCGTCAGCAGCTGTTGACCCTTTGATTCACTCTATTGGCGTGGGTTGGACATTTACCATTT GCGTCTTTTTTGCCTTAACTAGTGGTTTCCTTGTCCTGATTATCACGAAATGGGGCATCGACATGCAACGATGGACCGAGAGGAAGCTTGGAATCAATCCCGAACACTGA